The Pristis pectinata isolate sPriPec2 chromosome 9, sPriPec2.1.pri, whole genome shotgun sequence genomic interval TACAAAATTCTTTTCCATATCTTGAATTGATAGATATTTTTGAGAGTATTTAGTAATTACATTATGCCTGTGTCTTTTTGGTAGCTTAGTCAGTAGATCAGAGGACTTTGTTTCTGGTTGTCTGATGTGATTTGACTTGGATGAATGATTATCAGTGTTGTATGTAGTGTCAGCTAGATATGGCTGGTAGGTCTCTGAATGGGAAAGTTGATGGGTTTATAAAGTCAGCTCCAGGCTCCCAGTCTGCAGTCCGGTATCAGAGAACCGtgtgacacaggaggaggctgaAAGACATGTCCAGTTGGTCCGATTTCCCCTGCCTTGTACCTATAACAGAGCAATGTTTGTTTTCCGATGGAGTGTTGCATTGTTGGGAATGTTAGCATTTAGATGGACAAGAACTTTAACTATACAAAGAGAATATCAAATCCGATGAGTGGCCTTGCATTTGAATCCAGTGTGACTTTTATTTTTGGTGTGCCCTGATATATTTCACCACAAGTTGAATTGtgtattcaaacaaaaaaatgttgtatATTTTTTTCCTGGGATGTAAACATTGCTGGCGATGGAGGCATTTGCTGAATGTTTTTTGTCATTGTCTTGTGTGTTTTTCTATTGAAATCTGTTCTGCAAATTACTGCTCCAGTGATAAAAGGTGTAAATTTACCTCTGTCGTTCAGTGAGCCCTACGCTAATAGATCAGGGGCAGCAAAACTGAGGAGCTGCTTGTAGTTTTAGTTTTGTCCAACTGACAAAGTTTGGATCCAGAATAATGGAATTTTGATAGAATGTGGACTGGAGTTTATTtatcttaaatgttttaatagGAATATGAATTGCTCTGAAATCTTATTTTTGACTATTGAAGTGCAGCCTCCATGTGGAATTAACAGTCGATGAGACCACTCTGGCATTTGGGCCCATTAACTGATATTTCTTCATAATATTTAATGTgctttttttgaaatatttattccttTTCGAAACCATCTGGATTCATCCCATAAGCATGGATAGTAAGGATGTGACTGCAGATGAGACttgctgggatgttgcctggggtgcaGTATGTTGGTTCTGAGGAGAGTTAGatgggttgggcttgttttctttgaagtattGGAGACCTCCCTCTGTCCTGATAAGAGGTACAAAACCTTTGTAGAAATCCTCCACTTAAAACTTTCTCCCAATCATTTCCTCCTCCATTTTAGGGcaataatattggtattggtttctttattgtcacttgtaccgaggtacagtgaaaaacttatcttgcatactgatcatacaggtcaattcattacacagtgcagttatattgagttagtacagagtgcatggatgtagtacaggtaaaaacaataacagtacagagtaaagtgtcacagctacagggaaagtgcagtgcaataaggtgcaaggtcacaacgaggtagatcgtgaggtcagagtccatctcattgtataagggaaccattcaatagtcttatcacagtgggatagaagctgtccttaagtctggtggtacgtgccctcaggctcctgtatcttctacttgatggaagaggagaggagagagagtgtcctgggtgggtggggtctttagttTAACCTTAACAATTCCTAATGCTGAACCCATTTGCAACAACTCTAAGGTGCTCCTGAAAAATGGTCTAAGCACGTTAACTGAACCACAGTTGACCAAAGGTTATACTATGCAGCCAATTTACATTCTGCAAAGTCCGGGTAAAAATTAGATTTTTAGCTCTGGGAGCTTTGGCTGGGAAATGTGTATTGGCCAGAATAGCCTGACAACTTCCCACTCCCCTTCAAATGCGTCTAAGTAAGAAGGCagatttcacagaacacctgcggtctgtctgtaaccgcgatctgcatctccctgttgccagtcacttcaactccccctcccacactatcactgatatgtcagtcctcggcctcctccactgccgggagaattcaaagcacaaactggaggaacagcaactcattttccgtcttggaaccttgcagcctaatggcgtgaacgttgaattcttccactttaggtaatcccacctcccccccccccccccccaccacccccatgcttctcttctgccctttcccagcctcttttttttctaccctctttcgcctctctctccttaccttcgacctatcccccagtggatctgctctcccctcctcccccgcacctgcctaacactacctcttacctgcatctacctgtcagcaccttgtgcccaccccacctcccctcttttgtccacctatcactgccccgctttcccctcctatatattgggcttccccttttcctatcttcagtcctgaagaagggtcctgacctgaaacgttgaccacctgcttttctccacggatgctgcctggcctgctgggttcctccagcatcatcgtgtttttcgtctggattccagcatctgcagtccttttgtttctgtaGTCTTAATTTAACCTCTCAGCTTTCATGTGTGGtattaaaataaaaaagcaagttttttttttaagcatgTTCATTGCTAAGTGGTGCCACGACACCGGTTCCTGGTCTTTGCTGGCAGGCACCAGACAGACAATTTTGCGCAGCAGTTATCTGGTATACATTGTCTCAGTGAACTTACAAATATCTTTAATGCTTGTTTACGTCGATGCGCAGCTTGAATTTTGTTAAGTTAAAAGCTAAGATTTTCCTTTCCCGCAGAGGATTTAATTAACTGTTTTGTAGAGTTGAGGATCAGCTAATTGTATTCATCAAAAGCTGTAAGTTGGTGTACAAGTTCTCTTCTAAAATCATGATtggattgatttttttaaatgagagaaTATCTGAAGACCACTGTATAACATAACTGTCCTGAATCTTGGGAATGGTGATGTTTACCCtgtattttgttttgtacaatacTCCAGGCCTCAGCGTACTGTATTTCCTATTCCTGGTGTTCCTGCTGTTCCTCAATTTTGAGCAGGTGAAATCGGTCATGTACTGGCTGGACCCCAATCTGCGCTATGCCACTCGTGAAGCTGATGTTATGGTACGTTCTGTATGGAATAACTTTTGAGTGTCACGGAGGTGTGTGTGGCTCAGATGTTGTCATGAACCATagaagtgtgaaataaaacagaatatgctggaaatattcagcaagtcaggcagcatatgttgagagagaaactgttGCTATTTCAGGTTGATGCTCCTTCGTCAGTGATCACTGACCTTTCCAGCATTTCTAGTATATTGCTTTTGAAAGTGTATAACAGTATATGATTTTAATTCCGCCACTAATTCTTTGCCATTTTAAGATGAGGTGAAAAATTAACAATGCATGAACTGTTTTAAATCATTAATTTACTGCATTTGATTTACAATATCCAGTTTTATTTTATCTGTTGTTAACGTTTCAGTATCGCGGCATGCTGAGTCAATTCTCCATGCTCAGTACTGAATTGTTTAGAATTTTTGTAAACATCAGGTGTTCTGTCGTTTCACTAGATGCAAACTTCAATTCTCAAGTGATCATCGTTTCACTTGAAGGATGAGCAGAAgtgttgttgttttgcagtatatTAAGTCTGTGGCAAATTgcctttccttaaaaaaaaattactggtcCATCAAGACTGGGTTTAACAAAAAAGCATTGATGCAGCGATGATCTGAGAAACACACAATAACATTGTTATTGGCTATATTTTGCATTTGAAGCTGTGAATGTATGACAGTGTTCTTTTTAACTATTGGGAGATAAACTTTTTTAGTAGGTCCTCTTGTATTGCTCTTTAACAGCATTGGATTAGACCTTATTAATAAGGAGCTGTGAAGGATACTGGGCTGACCTATTCTGTCATAAATAATAGTCCTTTGAAATGTAATTCCTATGGAAGCTTTTGGTTTGAGGTTGCTAGTTACTTATAGTGTAAGTAAATTCCCAGGAAGCAGATCTGAAGTTTGGCTTTGATCATTGCTAGTGTTTTGCATGTGGACTTGCTCTGTGTTTTGGATTAGCTTCTCCAATCTGTATAACACTGTTTGTAGGAAGAAAAGTTCAGCTGATTTATTGGGGTGGGGGTTTAcgaagaaaaggaagaagaacTTATCAACTTTGTCAAGGAGTCTGGGTTGGCTGACACTTAAATGCTGATTAGAGAATATTATGTTTGGTATAAAGTAATCCATTTTATAATTCCAGGATTTAATCTTCTCCTTCTCAACAGTTGTTGTTTTCCATTTAAACAAGAATGTACTAAAACCAAACAGGGAAAGTCAAATCCATTCAAAGCAGCTGTGGTGCCTGAAGTACCAAGTTAAGAGTCTCCCTGACCTGTTGATTCATTCAACAAAAATTGCATTACACAGGTCCCCAATTGAGAGGAGAAACAGAATTTGTAGCTGAGATCTTTGAATTGCTTTTaagaaaatattcatcttaacaaACCATAGCATCAGATGGTTTGTGTTGGCCAGGATAAAAGTTACACAAGCTAGGACATTTGTTTCCAAAGTGTTGAACTTTCTCAATAATATTGGCCTGTTTATTGACAGAATTTCTTGACCTACCTCTGTAACTGCACTCACCTTGTGCAGATCCCTCAGCAAGAACTTCCTTGTAAAAAGCCATCCTCGTCCTCACTGGTGAGGTCCTGTGAATACGAGGCCCACTGAAGAAACTGatgaataaaactttggtgacTAGttaactcactcactcacacaaaaATTGATGTTTCTGAATATCACCTATCAAGAGTTTAAAGCAATTAAAAGCACTTAAGAAGACTTGGTAAATTGTCTTGTACCAATGTGGGAGCcttgcagccattcctctccatctgAATTGAGTGGAATCACCGTAGGCACCATCAACAACTGTAGACTCCAGGACTTTCTTTCTCCATCACTAGGGTGGATTATAGTCAGCAAAtcttcagtgaaaaacttctggATGTGAAGAGAAATCCAGAGAAGGCAATCAATCCTCAGTAAAGATTGCTGTCTTTAATGTTTTAGACAACGCTTCTCTTACTGGTCTACTTGGTTGTTAGCAAAAATAGCATTCTAATATCTTTTTTCTCTAACTGTTTAGGAGAATACTGGAAAACCTAATTATTTTTGTTGACCTCTTAACAGGGCTAActtcaaatattaaaatattttacttgtgttttgttttcttaatAGGAATATGCAGTAAACTGTCATGACATTACTTGGGAAAGGATTCTCAGCCATTTTGACATCTTTGCCTTTGGACACTTCTGGGGGTGGGCAATGAAAGCCTTGCTTATACGGAGCTATGGGCTCTGCTGGACGATCAGCATCACTTGGGAGTTGACCGAGGTACGGCCTTCAGTCAGTGGCTAATGCAAATTATTAAATTGTACTAATCAAATTGTAAGACAGAGTGGTTAAATATCTGGAGGTCTGGATTAGTCACCCAGAGATGGGAGTTGGAATCCCACCATCATGTAGTTCAAGAAATAAATTTGgagtaactaaataaatctggaataaaagatcATTATTAATAATGGAGATTAAACAAACAACCGACTGTCATACaaaaatctggttcactaatatccttacCCAGTCAGGCTGGATGTGACCCCCAATCCCAGCAATGTGGTCAACCCTTAATTGTCCTTTGAaatggatgaacaataaatgctggcattgccagtgacgtACATATTCCATGGATAAATGTAGAGGAAAATTTACACATGAAATTGCTTCTGAAGATCATGTAACAGCCATGTATTCCTGTTCTTAAAGAAAAATGAGCAGACTGTGCATACGTTATGGGCCATGCCTCCTGATCAAATTATCAAGCTCAGCTGGTTATTTTGGGATGAGGGGATAATAGGAAGAAGGTATTCGTCATCACAAAACCAAAGCATAAAGTAGCCAGCAGATGAATGGGGGCATTAAGAATGTCTGGTCTGGTGAAACCCGTGGAACTATACTTCAGTGTTTCTTCAGGAACAAAAGGGCTAAGTAATACTAGAGGCAATAACAAACTCTCATTGGTTGAAATATAATATTCAATGTGCACAAAAAATAAGAAATTGGTACACTTAAACTCAAAACAATTTTGAAGAAGCAACATGTATGGGGTAGCATACCACGTTTCCAAAAGCCCATTTTAGTTTGGCTTGCTTTGttgcaccttgcaccttattgccgcTGGGTTGCATTTTACCAGGGAGCAATGCTTTAGACTCCAGCAAGTGTTGAGTTTACGTGTTTGTGGGTCATGGAGCAGCTGCTCAATGGGTAGTCAACATCAACAACATTTTGTGTTGGAGCCAACAAGTATTCACTGGAGAATACTGTGACTTGCATTTGTTGGTTGAGTTACTGTTCATTGCTTCCAGAGTTGCAGTCTTGCCGTACTTGTAGTGAAGAATCCAATTTTTCAGTTAGAATCAAGCAGTGGGAAAGCATTGTTTCCAtagacattttcttttaaataggtTCTCAGCACTGTCAAAACTCTGTGTAATGGCCTGGGTTGTTTTCCCATTTCTCAACTGGATTGCAGGTATGGTTttcagtgagagacagagaaggCAAATCAATTTCCCCAATGGCAGGACCTGTTCTGAAGAGGCTGTGAATGGATTTGTAGCAGCTTTCTCTCTTTGCCAATTTGAATCTGTCATTGTAAATGAGAGAGAAGTTCAGCTTACTTCTTGAATGCTAAAATTCAATAATATCACAGAGACAATATTCAGCATTTGACTGTTGTAAATTAATGCTGATTTTCTTATTCTTTGTGTATCGAATATGCCAAGTTTTCTTCCCCTTGTTGTTTTCTTTCAGCTGTTCTTTATGCACCTGTTGCCAAACTTTGCTGAATGCTGGTGGGATCAGGTCATTCTTGACATCTTGCTCTGCAATGGTGGTGGCATCTGGCTAGGGATGGTGGTTTGTCGTTTTCTAGAAATGAGAACCTATCACTGGGGAAGTTTCAAGTAGGTATCGTcgagttctctttttataaataaTACAAAGTATTTAGGCATGTGAGAAGGATCTTTCTCCCAATAGGTCCAAGCTGCTGAGTTGTACTTCACACACTTGTAACTATGTTTCACATGAGCCTCCTTCCATCTTTCTTCATTTAACCCATCAATGGCAACATCCTTCTGTCTCGTGCTTATCCAGCTTTCCCCTTCATACAACTGTGCGATAGACCTTTCTGGTCACGTGCAGCCTAGCCACTGTCAAAGTGAAGTTATAAAGAAATCATAAGTACTATGTAAACATATAAATAACAGGATAATGTAAGAAATGGACTGGGTAATTCAGGTTTGTGTGATAAACTTAGTAAATGGCAAAACTAACAAAACATCACCTTGTCTCAATAATTACCAGGGAGACGAACAGAGTGAACTtgatatgagaagagattaaaaaaagatataaagagtaaaaacGTCCCCTGCTGTAATTATTTGTGGCAATCTTATTTTCATGACCCTTGGTTCTCAGCCACATGTGGTAACACCTTCTGTGGTTCTAACAAACCCTTTCATAACCTTAAGACCTTTACaaacacacacccccctccccttcgTTTTTTCTCTCAGGTTTTCTTGATGATCGGAGCTTCGCAGTTCTGAATTATCCAAGTAAATTTTTTCTGTCCTATCTGCAACGTTTCTGTTTGTAAGGTGGAAAACCAGAAGTGATCAGACTACtatcaagtgtggtctaaccaatgttctgtaTGCTTAACATAACATTTCTGCTGGTTAACTCCATGTCTCCCAGGATGAACCCTGGTACTTGTAATTGCTGTGGCCTTGTTTGCTGCTTTTGCTGAATTATCCATCTGGACACTATGATCCTGTAGACACTTATTTTTCAAGGAGTCTGATCTCATTAATCTGTCTGCAAAAATACATCACCATGCATTTACCTAAATTGAAGTTCATTTTGCCAATTtctccagttttgttttctttgtccaactaCCTGTATTTTGGCGCAGTCGATCACTATACGAACTGTAGCTCTGACTGTTTCAAATGaatgttggaattgtgcttcCAGTTAAGAGTCCAAATTGTGCATATAAATAGTGAACTGTGTTAGCCCCTAGCACCATGCACCTCCATTTGTCAACATGTGTTTAACCCACTTTATACTTTCTGTTTTGCAGCCAGGTTGTCAACCAATTTTTTTGAAGTTTGCCTTATCCTCTTGTGCCCCAGTTTTAGTCATGAGTCccttgctggaaatccaaatattaaGTCTGTTGTATTATTCCAAAATTACACTGCCATTGAAACTAATTCATTGTTCTTGACCTTTCCTTTAGAATCTGTGCTGAATACTTTGATATTATActttcaattttccaaatgttctgctaaATCTTTTAGGGGAAATCAATTTTCTTTCTTATGCTGATATTAGCTATTTGGTATATAGTTCCATGATCTTATTCTGTTTTCTTGAAGACCTGTTCTTGGGCACATTTGCCTTTTCTAATGAATTTTTGTATAAATGTGCATATACTATATTGTCTGTTCTCTTTCCTACATTCTTCTAATATACAATCTGTTCAGACTGAATTTATTTGATCTATCAAtttcctcaccaccccctccccacattttctgttttcaacacCTTCATGAATTTCTCTTCTTCTAACGTCACTTCCACCTCAGTGGATAATAAATAACTATATTATTTCTGTCATTTCACCGTCTGTATGTGTTTATCAATTAACTGTGTTTACCCTACCTATTTTCTACCTATTCTTTTGTTTTTTGTGTGTTTACAGAACACTTTTACTATTTTTTTGACAAACCAGCTTTATAGCTTCTCTTTGCTTTCccaattgtttttaatttctttccgAATCCTCTTATTTCCTTGTCTTCCTTCACCAGCTTGTCTGAGCATTTTTGCATCTTGCTTTTATCTTTAGTTTAAACGTTGCTCTCATTTCAATTTTCCCATCTGTGTCCTCACTGGTTGGAATGTTGTAGGTAGTGTGAAATATTTCTCCAGACTCTGTTTATCAGTTTTGCATGGTTGTCACTGCTGTTTTActtgtctttttctctcttcccccccccccccccccattcctttgtcctcccttattcccatggctcccctcccctgccttgatgacctgcccatctcctctcctcccctcctccgtcctctattccatggttcactgccctctcctactggattcctcctcctccagccatCTGTCTCCTCGGCCTATCACCTTTcagcatcttctccccctcccacaccccccaccccctcacgtggacctgcctatcacctggactcgcctatccccatcctttgtgtgctcctccccctccccccatcttcatagcctggcttctgccctcttccttcccagtcctgatgaagggtcttggcctgaaatgttgactgtttacttccctccaaggatgctgcctgacctgctgagttcctccagcactttgtgtgttgctccagataaatccagcatctgcagaatttcttgtgtctttattTCAATATCTGTAATTTTTCCAGTTCAATTTCCCTATCATTTGtctaaaattttgtttttaatttattgttaGTCTTTGTCTTTCTTGTGTCTTTCTTGATTTTTATTGTAATATGGCAGATTGCTTAGATTTTCTGCTACACTTGGAATCAAGGAAATTTATAGCACAGGAGATTatcatttgacccattgtgttcATGCCAATCTTTTTATTGCTACTCCTTCAGAGCatcaaattatatattttatttattataaatggcttttgcaataaaattataaatgttattttGAATGATTTAGAGTAAGTTCTGATGTATATTTCTTGTGGGGTAGAGGAAATGTGTGCTTGAAGTTACATCCACAGTAATAATATCTGCTTTTATTCAGGGCGATTCACAGCACCAGTGGAAAGCTGAAGCGAGCAGTGCTGCAGTTCACTCCGGCCAGCTGGACGTACGTCCGTTGGTTTGACCCAAAGTCCTCTGttcagagggtggctggaatttaCCTCTTTCTAATTATCTGGCAGGTAAAGAACAAACCTAGAAAATGTCTACTACATTCCATTGTGATAAagatttttctgctttatttattGGGTGCAGTTTTCAACTCCAGATGCTCAAAATGGTTGGTAGCAGATTAGCTGTCCATTGTACATCCTATTTGATTCTCCCTTTGGGTATACAGCAGATGACTGACTCATTGCTGCCTGCTTCACACCTGCACTGAATTTGGAAGTACTGTATTCAAAGCATTTCTGAAATCTTTCTGTAATTTAGCCTGCTGGTTTTATATTGTTTATGCAAAGTACCAACCAGTACAGGGGGAAGGCAGATACTACCATAACTGGAAGAGCAGTGTGGTACAGGGAGCTTGGTCTCTGTGGTAATGCCTTCAATAGGTATTTAGTGGCCTGAATTTATAATGAATGATTTGCATTTTCATTATTAGCGGCTCATTTAAGCAGAGCTGTACAATGAGAGCAGACGTGGGTATTCAGGGTGGCCCTTCTGTTAGTTGCCTGGTTATCCATTAGCGTATATGAGTGGCCTTGTTTAGGTGTATGGAGAGCCTTGCCCTGATCCATTGGTTACTGGACTCTGCATCATAATTCAAATCTATTGCATGTCATCTGTTGCTACTGCTTTTGCATAGTTCAACAAAGAATAAGAAGTTTTTAATCCAATCTAGTGGTTTGATTTATCTGCTTTGTCCAATATTCCATTCTGTATGAATTACAAATTGgtttctctccattctctccaagCTAATGTGAATATCTGTTTGATTTTCGCATCACCACTTGATCGCAACCATGGAAATCCATGCTTGATGACATTAATGGCTCCCCTTGCTTGGATACCATGTCTATTTGCTTCAAAACCACTAAACCTCACCTTTGGTCCATCTATTGCCTCTTATGAGCATCTCGTCCCGAATCACCGATCCCATACCAGCTATCGTAGGCACTGTTGTCAGCAGGCTTGTTCTCACTGTTTTTGAAACTGTTTCTAAAACTTTCATTGTCCCAACTTGTGCTGTGCATTCGATTCTTTTGGAATGACAGTGATGTGGGAAATGGGGAAGAATAAGCAAGGAAAAGGCAAAAACAACAGAGGCAGAAGAGAAAGCACAGTCGGGTAGAGAATCACAGCGAGAGGGAAGTGATATGTGCCAGTGTGGTGGTTATAAAAGCCTGAGACTTTTGCAGAGTGCTTTAACTGGTGATGTGAGTATTATTAAATCTCTTTGAAATCCAACGTGAAGTACAATGAGAACTAGTGTTCTTCATTATAACTGTTCATCATTCTGCTGATATCTGTTAGAATGGACACCTGTTTAATGCTCATAAATgcaaaaatgtgaggttgtcTTTCTCAAATGTAAATTCTGCCTAAGATCTGACGAGCAGGTCTTTATTAATTGTGGAGACTTGAACTGGTAGATGTGCTAACTTTGAGAAGTTTAATCTTAAATTGTGATTAGGAGATGGGATAAGAAAGAAGCCACCTTACATTGAATACTCTCTGTGCTTTACCTTATTCAAATAGAAAATCTCCCTATCCCCATAATCACAAACCTCTCTGCAGCACTTTTTATTTACCATGTGTGACACTGCACATTCCTGTCATAATTTCTTTTGCTAGCTTAATGACACAGCCTTATAAAAATGTCACTGTTTTTAGTTTTTGTGTGATAAGTGCATTATTGGTGAACAATTTATAATTCCACCATCAACATGCAGTTTTATCGGTTCAAAGATTGTCACAGATATGGAAAGATGAACTCAAATATTTAAACTGCTGCATTAATTTATTCAACGTTAACTATTTCAGTATGTATTCGCAGTTTCACATCAATGACATGGTTCTTGTGTATCCAACAAGATTTGAAAGCTTGCATAAATATCCACCAAATATTGAGAGACCTAGAATTCCACATTTTAGTAATTTATATAATTTCCCCTCTTGACAATCTAGGGTGTGGCAGTTTCGTGCACTTCTGTTGTGAAACATTTTACCTCTTTTAGAATTgctgaacagtacagcaaaattCCTAATGATTTCCGGTAATGCTCAGAAAAGCTAGAGAGTTGTTTTGGAGAGTGTTATatgatttttctcttttgttttagtTGACTGAACTGAATACCTTTTTCTTGAAACATATCTTTGTGTTTCAAGCAAGCCACGCCCTGAGTTATGGTAGAATCCTCTTCATTGGTGTGATCACAGCTCCCACTGTACGGTAAAAGAATTTTACACCTTGTATAAAATCTTCTTTTGGTCTCCTGTGGTGTTGCTTATGCATAACAATAAAGATGGTTTATTTCCATCGACTACAGTCTGCTTTGCAATTGTACTGTCTTTCTATTTACCTTGTACTTTTCCTAAGCTACCTTCCCCttacttttcctttctttgtGTATTTACCATTTCTCAGTTTATTTCTCATTGTTTATTTAACTCACTTAATCCTCTATCATCTCCACATAATTTGTATCTCCTttaatttctcttaatatttgaaacattttgtGTTGTACAATTTTTTATGGTCAAATTTGAAAGCCAAAACAGTGGGATGAGCAAGGAATAGCTGGCGGGAGCAGGT includes:
- the ptdss1b gene encoding phosphatidylserine synthase 1 isoform X2, whose amino-acid sequence is MEGRSFCGVLFSNCPFTRPHPAIWRMVFGLSVLYFLFLVFLLFLNFEQVKSVMYWLDPNLRYATREADVMEYAVNCHDITWERILSHFDIFAFGHFWGWAMKALLIRSYGLCWTISITWELTELFFMHLLPNFAECWWDQVILDILLCNGGGIWLGMVVCRFLEMRTYHWGSFKAIHSTSGKLKRAVLQFTPASWTYVRWFDPKSSVQRVAGIYLFLIIWQLTELNTFFLKHIFVFQASHALSYGRILFIGVITAPTVRQYYAYLTDSQCKRVGTQCWVFGAISFLEAIVCIKSGQDLFSKTVGLYVILWLLCMAFITFLCLAGMVWYAEHTGQREKTLSECECEEPANSTDFSPLPSDTYAKGDGNCEASDVNVADKGATKRKRLSGKSRMSNGFGRK